The following are encoded together in the Thalassomonas haliotis genome:
- a CDS encoding DUF1016 N-terminal domain-containing protein, translating into MAELRAKALLLVDIQDLITQAKQQVTVAVNVTLAQQLTNEFGKVFSEEELRRIMKFAEVFLDAEIVATLWRQLSWSHFKLLISLKESSAREFYAQMCASENWSVRTIHERIDSMLFERTALSKKPEELIETELQQLAEQGRVTENLVLKDPSVSNYNVSI; encoded by the coding sequence ATGGCTGAATTAAGAGCAAAAGCTTTACTATTGGTCGACATCCAAGATTTAATCACTCAAGCTAAACAACAAGTTACGGTTGCGGTCAATGTTACCTTAGCTCAGCAGCTAACCAATGAATTTGGTAAAGTATTCTCAGAGGAAGAACTACGCAGAATCATGAAATTTGCTGAGGTTTTTCTTGACGCAGAGATTGTCGCTACACTGTGGCGACAATTAAGTTGGAGTCACTTTAAATTACTTATTTCATTAAAAGAGTCATCAGCTCGTGAATTTTATGCGCAAATGTGTGCGAGTGAAAATTGGAGTGTTCGTACTATACATGAGCGTATTGACAGCATGTTATTTGAACGAACGGCTTTATCTAAAAAACCAGAAGAGCTAATCGAAACAGAGTTACAACAATTAGCTGAACAAGGGCGTGTAACAGAAAACTTAGTACTTAAAGACCCCTCTGTGTCAAACTACAATGTTTCAATCTAA
- a CDS encoding helix-turn-helix domain-containing protein: protein MFNLLMTGDDLRRIRLSVNRSTEEMAKVAGVHRTTYEKWERGVGFPRGDKLLLMMLYCQFDISQIIDGLDALKKEFSQYKDLDDDYQPNSCRVSKKKNHLRSAGGDEAFDTES from the coding sequence ATGTTTAATCTTTTAATGACAGGCGATGACCTGCGACGTATCAGGCTTTCTGTCAACCGCTCTACAGAAGAAATGGCCAAAGTAGCTGGTGTACACCGCACCACTTATGAGAAGTGGGAACGAGGTGTCGGTTTTCCCCGTGGCGATAAACTATTGCTGATGATGCTCTATTGCCAATTTGATATTTCCCAAATAATCGACGGACTCGATGCACTCAAAAAAGAATTCTCTCAATACAAGGATCTAGATGATGATTATCAACCTAATAGCTGCCGCGTTTCAAAAAAGAAAAACCACCTTAGATCTGCTGGGGGAGACGAAGCATTTGACACTGAGTCTTGA
- a CDS encoding LytR/AlgR family response regulator transcription factor, with protein MSVKNAYERILVVDDEAAARKNIIRALSGLLVCPHIKEAVDGEQALRLIAEWRPELVFLDIQLPVKNGLSVARLTQDIPYQLIFVTAYDEYAVQAFTTHAVGFICKPICREQVATSLKQLVDLPYRLSNQQLKQLSQSINPQAEQASLVLSCGEETKIICPEQILFIESTCGYCKVVLNPQGIQLHGTDSIYSDMALTQIHNKLLAAGFLRVHRNFVVNTQAVLGYFSKLGRNYIRIKPAGETLIPVSRRNVKSVKQHWVKPKSVTDVCRLISKIKEG; from the coding sequence ATGTCAGTCAAAAACGCCTATGAGCGTATACTTGTGGTGGATGATGAAGCCGCCGCCCGCAAAAACATTATCAGGGCGCTTTCCGGTTTACTTGTTTGCCCGCACATCAAAGAAGCGGTTGATGGTGAGCAGGCTTTACGCCTGATAGCGGAATGGCGGCCGGAACTTGTTTTTTTGGATATTCAGCTGCCGGTAAAAAATGGCCTATCCGTCGCCCGACTGACACAAGATATTCCATATCAGCTTATTTTTGTTACTGCCTATGATGAATATGCTGTTCAGGCTTTTACCACCCATGCCGTTGGCTTTATCTGTAAACCCATTTGCCGGGAACAAGTGGCGACCAGCCTTAAGCAGCTGGTTGATTTGCCTTACCGTTTGTCAAATCAGCAATTAAAACAACTCTCACAATCAATAAATCCCCAAGCCGAGCAGGCAAGCCTGGTGCTCAGCTGCGGTGAAGAAACAAAAATTATCTGTCCGGAGCAAATCTTGTTTATCGAATCTACCTGCGGTTATTGCAAGGTGGTACTAAACCCGCAAGGCATCCAGTTGCACGGCACAGATTCAATTTACTCCGATATGGCGTTAACCCAGATCCACAACAAGCTTTTGGCTGCCGGTTTTTTAAGAGTGCATCGTAATTTTGTCGTGAATACCCAGGCGGTGCTCGGCTACTTCAGTAAACTGGGACGGAATTATATACGGATAAAACCTGCCGGCGAGACGCTTATTCCGGTTTCCAGGCGCAATGTAAAATCGGTTAAGCAACACTGGGTTAAGCCTAAAAGCGTAACAGATGTTTGCCGCCTGATATCTAAGATAAAAGAGGGTTAG
- the ftnA gene encoding non-heme ferritin — protein MLKPDMVQLLNTQINLEFYSSNLYLQMSAWCEEKGFEGAAEFMRKHAVEEMTHMNRLFTYVSETGSMPVLGAIEAPPHEFSSLGQVFEATYEHECLVTRKINELAHAAFTCQDYSTFNFLQWYVAEQHEEEKLFKGIIDKIELVGNDGKALFFIDKDLAELAKTGSPSIMTDAG, from the coding sequence ATGTTAAAACCGGATATGGTTCAGTTATTAAATACTCAAATTAATTTAGAGTTTTATTCTTCCAACCTGTACCTGCAAATGAGTGCCTGGTGTGAAGAAAAAGGTTTTGAAGGCGCCGCAGAATTTATGCGCAAGCATGCGGTAGAAGAAATGACCCATATGAACCGCTTATTCACTTATGTTAGTGAAACCGGCTCTATGCCAGTGTTGGGTGCGATAGAAGCGCCGCCGCACGAATTTTCTTCATTAGGCCAGGTTTTTGAAGCCACCTATGAGCACGAATGCCTGGTGACCCGTAAAATCAACGAACTGGCCCACGCCGCCTTCACCTGCCAGGACTACTCTACCTTCAACTTCCTGCAATGGTATGTTGCCGAGCAGCATGAAGAAGAGAAATTATTCAAAGGCATTATCGATAAAATCGAACTTGTCGGCAACGACGGCAAAGCCTTGTTCTTTATTGATAAAGACCTGGCTGAACTGGCGAAAACCGGCTCACCCAGCATTATGACCGACGCAGGTTAA
- a CDS encoding NAD(P)/FAD-dependent oxidoreductase, with protein sequence MNVLKTDVLIIGAGAAGLMCAATAGYRGRQVTVVDMGKKAGRKILISGGGRCNFTNENASPENYLCQNPHFVKSALSRYTQQDFIDLVDRHGLNYHHKTLGQLFCDESAQDIVDILQTECEWAGVETKLRSEVLGVEKNDNGYQVKTTEQTYQCESLVIASGGLTMPKLGATSIGYKVAEQFGLNIHPTMAALVPLTLHDHDKKRFEGLSGISLSTLVSSEDGTEFRENILFTHRGLSGPAILQISSFWRAGQAVTINLLPDHNLSEEIEQGRKEHGQKSLKNTLAQLMPKRFIEAMITANEIPDKTLGQLSHSEIKALHDYIHNWLIKPNGTEGYRTAEVTLGGIDTDELSSKTFEAKKAPGLYFIGEVIDVTGWLGGYNFQFAWSSGWACGGVC encoded by the coding sequence GTGAATGTATTAAAAACTGATGTCCTGATCATAGGCGCCGGCGCCGCCGGCCTGATGTGCGCCGCCACCGCAGGCTACCGCGGCCGCCAGGTCACCGTAGTAGACATGGGCAAAAAAGCCGGTCGTAAAATACTCATCAGCGGCGGCGGCCGTTGCAACTTCACCAACGAAAACGCCAGCCCGGAAAACTACCTGTGCCAAAACCCGCACTTCGTAAAATCCGCCCTGAGCCGCTACACCCAGCAAGACTTCATCGACCTGGTAGACAGACACGGCCTGAACTACCACCACAAAACCCTGGGCCAGCTATTCTGCGATGAAAGCGCCCAGGACATAGTTGACATACTGCAAACCGAATGCGAATGGGCAGGCGTAGAAACCAAGCTGCGCAGCGAAGTACTGGGCGTTGAAAAAAATGACAACGGCTACCAGGTAAAAACCACAGAACAAACCTACCAGTGCGAATCCCTGGTAATAGCCTCAGGCGGCCTGACCATGCCAAAACTGGGCGCAACCAGCATAGGTTACAAAGTCGCCGAACAATTCGGCCTGAACATCCACCCCACCATGGCAGCACTAGTACCGCTAACCCTGCACGACCACGACAAAAAACGTTTCGAAGGCCTATCCGGCATCAGCCTGTCAACCCTGGTCAGCAGCGAAGACGGCACCGAGTTCCGCGAGAATATCCTCTTCACCCACCGAGGCCTCTCCGGCCCGGCAATACTGCAAATATCCTCCTTCTGGCGCGCAGGCCAAGCAGTAACCATCAACCTGCTACCGGACCACAACTTAAGTGAAGAGATCGAACAAGGACGTAAAGAACACGGCCAGAAATCACTAAAAAACACCCTGGCACAGCTGATGCCAAAACGTTTTATTGAAGCCATGATCACCGCAAATGAAATTCCGGATAAAACCCTTGGCCAGCTCAGCCACAGCGAAATAAAAGCCCTGCACGACTACATCCACAACTGGCTCATAAAACCCAATGGCACCGAAGGTTATAGAACCGCAGAAGTCACTTTAGGCGGGATAGATACCGACGAATTATCATCAAAAACCTTTGAAGCGAAAAAGGCCCCGGGACTTTATTTCATTGGCGAAGTGATCGATGTTACCGGCTGGCTAGGGGGATATAATTTTCAATTTGCCTGGAGCAGCGGCTGGGCTTGTGGTGGTGTTTGTTAA